The genome window ATATTGTGGCATTTCCTTTTAGTAGGGGAACTGTGAAGTTAAAGTAtacgcacacaaaaacacagaagtaGCTAAAAGGACATTGAATGTGTTGAGCCATTTGGAGAAACTGAAGATGCTTACTTATTGAAAACCCTTTAGAAAATGGCTCTTTATGGTGTCACTTCACcacataatgacaaataaaactgtatgcttgtatacattttttaagttttaagtggGGAAAGTAGTCACAATATTGGACAGTTAAACTGACAGGTACGGGCTGAATATTGCAAAATCAAAGGGGACTTATTGAtgcttaaaaactttttaaattggAGAGGAACTTACTGGATTTTAACACGCCAATTGTGCATTTAGGACTTCTCAAATTAGGGAGTCTAAAGCACTTTTTACTTACACTCTGGTTTGTCTGAAGAGTAATTTTgctgtaaatttgttttttcgGCAGTCATCAAGAAATTCATGATTCAAGGAGGTGACTTCTCCAACCAAAATGGGACCGGGGGTGAGAGCATCTACGGGGAGAAGTTTGAGGATGAAAACTTCCACTACAAGGTAAACAACTTAAAACCAGAATCCCCATGATACGTGTTCTGCAACAATGTTTTAATGGTATACTGGAGTATTGCATTGTCTCTATCTCAgttctctccctcttttgtGATTTTCTAAATGGGCAATAAGAATAAGGCATATACATTTAAACTAGTGTTTTTGACTAACAGAAATAATCAAACATCCCTTGTTGTTTCCTGTTTCTATATGCTAATAGTGCCATCTTTTGCATGttgtaatcattttttctcCTTCACCATGTAGCATGACAGAGTGGGTCTGCTAAGCATGGCCAACGCTGGTCCAAACACCAATGGCTCACAGTTCTTCATCACTACTGTCCCCACTCCACACTTAGATGGAAAGCATGTTGTCTTCGGACAAGTGTTGAAAGGGATGGGAGTCGTAAAATTGCTGGAGTCCATCGACACTAACGAGGACGTCCCAGTAAAGGTAAATGTTTTCAGGTAAAATAGACTTTACAATTTTACAGAGTTGGCACCTGGTCTTAAAAAAGTAACTCTGTCTCTCAGTAAGTTTAAAATCTGCAGGACAACTGGTACAAATTAAGAATCTGATTTAttcttaacattttaaatactcAAAGCTCCTGAGTATACTGTGTTTACTGACCTATTTTGCTAACAtcacatatacatttttcctGTCTAAAACTTTTGCAATGCCTGCCTTTGAAGCCATGTGTCATATCAGACTGTGGTGAGCATAAGGATGGGGACAGCTGGGGTGCTGCAGCAACCGATGGATCAGGGGACACCCACCCAGACTTCCCAGAGGACTCCGACATTGACCTTAAAGATGTAAGTACGGGACATGTCTTTGATCTTCAAGGAAAGAAGTTTGTTTAAACTTTGGCAGATAGCATCAGACTGCTCTAAAGGGACCTCTGTTTAAGGACTACTCTGGCTTTTTGGGAAATGTGcccatttttttgtcttatccAAAATCAGATGAGACGATCAATATCTCTTTCATTATTGAAATCCAGGACGTGTTGAGCATAACAAACACTGGAAGCTTTGTAAAACGACTAGGAAACAAATTCAAGGGCTTGTCCCCAGAAAGAGGGTGATGGATTATTACTGACACTTTGAGTGTGCTCACTTTCgtggtgtaaaaagtctgaCCAACATTTTGTTTACAACCTGTCTCCTGCCCTCTGCTTTCAGGTCGACAAAGTTCTGTCTGTTGCCGAGGATGTAAAGAATATTGGAAACAGTCTTTTTAAGAATCAAGACTGGAAGGCTGCAGTCAACAAATATGGCAAAGCCCTCAGGTAATAtactgtgtcactgtgtgtgtttggactACTTTCGGTACAGTTGCTTTTAATACAGGGGAGAATTTGGCAGCCTTTCAAGCCGTCTCAGACaatctttctacatttataaattGAATATGCATTTAAACTGAAATTAACTTTGTGACTCATTTTATAGAGGCCATATGATGTCTGCTATGGTATGAacttcatattaaaacatgtagtttattACTAGGCAGTTATGGAGATGTACTGCTCTAAAGCTCCgctcaaaaatatttaacagcTATAATAGCAAACTAATCAAAATGACAAGCATATAATAATTCTATATTATTATCATGGTTGGAAAtcctctaaaaaacaaaaccaactccactttttccatctttttatAATTTGCATCTCCCTAGTCTGTTGGTGGAAACAAACCTGAATCCCCTTTACTACTGAAGACACTACTCTTTAAATATGAGTCACagatgtattgttttattttttaaaagggcaGTGATTACAGTGGCTCTAATGGTTTTAGGTAGTTTTTGGCAAATGTTTGTCAAATGGGAGTAAATAGTGCATTCTGGGAGACTATTTATTCATCTGCAGATTAGTCAGTATATACACAGCAGTAGGATTAGGTGTGTGGAGGTTTGAGTGAAAATAAACCAAGTCCCCCATGGCCATGGTATGCTATTTCAGGCTTTAACTACACAAGGAGTCACTGTTAGTAGGATTAATTGtcagttttggtcatttcatgggatttgttgacagcaagaaaaatacagaacatgACAAGCTTCATCCTTTTAACAGAAATAGGTAGCTGGACTTGTTTCAGTGCTAGTTCTGTGAAATGTGTCTCACACCTGTCTTCAAACATTAGTTCATATGGAACAAAGAAAGTAGAAGAAGAATATGCAGAAAAAACTTTCTGACCGACTAGTCGAGCAACAATGTTTGAATAGGCAACAATCTGCTCCTAAACTAACAATGAGTGTGATTTTTACCTCTGCAGGTACTTGGAGGTGAGTGgagagctgctggaggaggaggcgcAGCTGAAGCTGGAGCCCATAGCCCTCAGCTGCTTCCTCAACACAGCAGCATGTAATCTGAAGATGCAGCTGTGGCAGGAAGCTCTGGACAGCTGCAATGAGGTACATGTGTTAGTGGGGGTGATGTGTTGAAACAGATTTATCAACATGGTGAACTGGTCTTTTGAAGTTGCTGACATATAATACACGtgcaggtaaaaaaataaaataaccaacctgtgtgtctttgtttggcaCTAGGCCACCTCTAGCCTGCAGAACATTTTCAGTGCTTCTTATCAAGTCTGTGGAAGTGTGTTGTAGGGATGAAAACTATTCCTCCACAAGATATTccctatttattattatgtttctaTCATATTATTTCGTCttatgaagatgatgatggaaATGTGGTCACTGTAAAGGCTGtagctttttatttatgtcaccCATATGTACCTTGTActtcctttattaatcttaaaaTTAGACATAATTTTGCTTCTGGCAGGGTAAAATCAATTTGCCAGAATTTTAGCAAAGATGCTCTTAAATTCTTGATTGGACCCAATCTTCATAATCAGTGTTAGGGGTTAAATATAATTAgcctttaataataattaactcaAAAATTAATATCGCCATAGAATTTAATAACTGATGAATATTTCTGTTGTGTCTTACAGGCTCTGGAGCTGGACCAAGCGAACACGAAGGCACTTTTCCGGAGGGCCCAGGCCTGGCAGGGCTTAAAAGAGAACAGCAAAGCCATGGTAAAGTCGACACACGCAACCCTCTTTTGACTCTCTTTAATCTTATGAAATAATTCAAAGCCTTTTGTATGAAATAATGGACAACACAACTGTTCATTATGTACATGATTTCCATTGCATAGCCGGATCATCTGGTTTTATACAGCATAGCATGGGACTCTCCTGTTCAGTTTTGTCTGATGGATAATAGTTTGGCTGTAGGAGAAGAAATTTGTATTGCATAGGAGTGTATTTGTATTATAGTTAAGCATTTGGTAGACAGAAATACATgtgcttatttatttgttacatgTGCTAgtttataataaacaaaatccaGATGCATTGACGTTAGAGATGTTCAGCATTTGAAACAGTCTGAGGTCAGTTTGACTCACCAAATTGTTTCCTGCACTTTTCAGATCGATCTGAAGAAAGCTCAGGGAATAGCTCCAGAAGACAAAGGTGGGGAATTTGTCTTCATTCTCTGTTTGTTCTCATCTTCACCTCTTCCAAGAAATGCAGCAAATATTTTccaacatttgcatatttagttaattaattttagcattttatgCAAATTCCCATGTATTATTCAAACTTAGCATTCAAGATCATGGAGACAACTAGGACTGCAGGAAAACATCctgcttttgtaatgtttactgTTCCCCCTAATTGAACTTTATTCAGAGAATTGAGTGAACTGTGTTCTGTGGGGCAAGCATGAAACCAAAACATCTATCTCAGGATGCAAATTGACCGAGAACTAAACTTTTAAGGATATAGGACAAATCCTCAACTGTGATGATTTTGTTGCCAACACAAAAAGCTACAAACACTGCTGCAGTGCTAAAACATTCCCTCAGCTACCAGTGGTGAAAACTGATGTAACTGACCTACAAGATTGTCACACTTTCTGTCCcagttttttaaaggacatttaTATCCATCTACTTTGATCTGAGTGTGACTCATGATCAAATTATTCGCTATCTAGTGCCTAGAGTATTCAAGAAGTTACAACTAAGCATACATAAAACTGGTCATTTGTACTTTCATACTgattaaagttattaaaagagcATTAGCCACCATCAGATACAAATCCTCTCTTTTATGGTTCTAAGGAACTGCATTTACTTACGTGACAATAAGAGCACTGGGAGTTTCGTGGTTATGTTCAGTATTTAACAGTTTGGCAGCCTATTTACTGAGCAATCAGCTGGCACAGCTGGGACCAGGTGTGTAAACAATACATAAGCACAGAACCATGCATACGCCTTATCCCGTTTTTTTATAAAGCTAGAATGTGGAGTGAAAATGCATGGTACTTGAGCATACGCGCACgggcacgcacacacgcacacgcacacgcacacacacacacaggtggccgaggctaccagggcacactggtgccacctacCACCATTGGGTtgtcattcacacaccgatgaacacagcatcgggagccatttggggttcagtatcttgcccaaggatacttcgacatgtaggctgccatggtctgggatcgaaccaccgaccttccgatcGATAAGCGGTCACTCTACCAACAGAGCAACAGCCGCccttatatttttaattgctttttggcTACTTTTTTGAGCCATCATTGAGTAGTTACAGCAGTGATGATTTTGCAGAAACATGATGAATTGGTGTCACAGATGCTACAAACAGCCCCAGCTGTGTATAATGACAGGGTTTCTTTTGGAGAACAGTGCCAATGTGACAGTCGGTGAAACTGCACACATGTCTGATGAATGGTGGAGGGGGCACAATTACATATGCAAAAGGAAGTTTTTTTCTAACACCATTAATTACTAATTGTGGGTGTAAAAATGAGGGTTGTTCATGTGCGCAGAAATTtataaatcaaacaaaacacTGCATCTGGCGAACCTGATATTTATAAGCAACGGTTTCCTGGTAACTCCATCTTTTATCATACTGTTAGCTTTTGGTTAGACGCCTATATCTAAATGTCTGAGTGTTCTGGGTGGGATCAGACTCTGCAAATCTGGAGCCTTTTCTCTGCGTTTTGATGGTGTTGCAATCCTCTTGATATTTTAAGCAGCAGTTTATTGGCTGCCAGCAAGGAGATAAGAGCTATCAGTGCACTTCATGCTCTGTGCCTTCAGGTGCAGGCTATCTTTAATGTGAAATTGACAGTGTGgcgaaaaagacataaaatgcaacaaagtgGACACGtgcatcagaaacgtgtttgAAGTCTCAGTGAGACAAACATTAAATTTGATTTATCGATTTACTTGTTGAACTAATTCAAAGTGGTTTCTTTTGACAGCTATCGGCAACGAGATGAAGAGGGTGCAGCTGAAAATccaagaggagaaggagaaggaaaagaaaatctATGCCAAAATGTTTGCATGAACATTTCACCTCGTGAAGCAGTGAATTCTTGTTAACGTTTGTCAATATTTGAAGTCATCTCTATGTGGGAAGCTGCACTCAGATAAGGAGGCTGTAACCAGGTGAAAATGGGCAGGTCCTTTCATGTTTCAAGCGGGCATATTTCTCACCGTCTGTGTTGTTTTAAGGGAATAACTGTTATAAGCTTTGACCTGTCTTAATTCTGACAAGTGTCTTCACTGTAATGAATAAGTCTGAGCGTTTGTCTGATGCATGGCTGACTCCACTGCTCTGAAAAACTGGGTTAACACTTAACACTGGTTCTTGTTCTGGGGTTTTCAAGTAgttcagaaaaacaaagttgTGTATGTCATATTGTTTCATGGTAGGGATTTTGATACAGTGCCCTTGGACATTTAAAGTACatcaatctgtttttatttatgtttggttttttttacagaggtCAATAAATGAAAAGGTTAACAGTCAAGAGTTCTTTATTCATTACTGTGATATCATCTAATGATTTTATGTACAATACTGTGCGGATCAAAAGTTGTCCAAATATACCTGGaataaatgctgaaataaaaatgagagccGCATGTTTGCTTTTTCAAGTATGACATTGTGAAGGAAATATATTAACTATTCCAGTTTAGTGCCACTTAGCTTTCTTTTCTGTGTTAAATGTCCATATTGTGGATTTTAAAGCAGAAACAGCAAATTGTGACTTCTAACTTCAGTTTGATATGGTCCTCTATTTAGCATGGGTGCATAACCCCTGTGCCACATCGTTAACTTAATATCCAACTGCCTTTTCTATGAAAAATGCAGTTGTATTTCtaacattttcctttctttttcatACTCATAAACCgctatttacttattttctgcTCAATACTTAGGCACATTTTCCATTCACTGGTAAGCACTGCAACTCTGAATGCATGATACTTGAAGGTTATAGTTATTgacaaagagattaaaaaaaaaaaaagaaccccaAGATGTTCACATTCCATTGTAGGCTGGTCCTCCACCACCTTCAGGCACAACCCAGTTGATATTTTGGCTCGGGTCCTTGATATCACAGGTCTTACAGTGGACACAGTTCTGAGCGTTTATCTGCAATCTCATCCCATCTCCCGTTTCCAGGGGAACATACTCGTACACACCTGGGAGGGATGGAGGGTTGGTGGAGAGAAAAGTAAACAAGTTAGAAAACAGACACACTGAAGTGATGGATGTGAACTATTTCCATTGAAATCCAGGATTTGAACTGGAACATTACAATGTTAACCATAATGAATAGAACAAGTTATCAATGCAACATCATTAGTTCTCATATGAGACGTTGTTGATGAACTGCTCTAGCACCAATAGCTCAGAAGCACAAGTGAGTCTTAACTTCCCAGCTGTATGAATGATGTTgcagttttatttaagaaaaaagtcagaCAATGCACTTTGATACACACCGTTTCCTCCTAGTTTATACATTTCTATGACCACTTTATAGAGCCATGAATAAGTCACACATGCTACTCCTTCAGTGGCTAAGTCGTTtttaagaaagtaaaaaaaaataaagttacagGTATCAAGATGTACCAGTGTTTTGTGCAATATTGCTTATTGCAGAACtgcttttattgtcttttattgtcattgccaTCTAAATCATTGTGTCATCAACTGTGAAAAATCCTTTAATTGCTAATCTAATTTTTTCTCTGTGGTAAAATTAAGAGCTTAAAATATCAAGTGTTCCTGCATGAGACAGAACAGTATGAAATTTGAGTTAAATCATGTCCATGTCTGAATAAGGTTGGGGGGAAAAAGAATGGAAAAATATGTGTGTTACTTATGCCACTCCTTCTTTTGTCTTAAGTATTACATTTagattttctaaaaaataatacaagagTGTTTTCATGGTGTCTGTAGCAGACAGCCAGTGCAGCCATAATGTTTACCACTGTGTGAAAGAGGGCAGGCCTAGCGAGCTTAATGTCATCCAAAAGGTTTGTGACCTCACACTCCTACGCACAGCTGCTCTGCTCATACTGCAAGATGTGTGGACTGATCGACCACCAACGGCTGGCCTGACAATTCCAAATATAAAGCCTGGTTGGTGAAGGAATCCAAAGCAAAACTACATCACATCTCCAACAAAGCAGAGGCAGCAACTGTAATCCATATATAAAGTCAAAAGTACTATAGTTTGTCACAGCATCCTCTGCACACAGacttacagtagtgttcaaaataatagcagtccaatgtgactaaccagattaatccaggtttttagtatatttgttattgctacatggcaaacaaggtgccagtaggtgcagtagattctcagaaaaccaacaagacccagcattcgtgatatgcacgctcttaaggctgtgcaattgggcaattagttgaaaggggtgtgttaaaaaaaatagcagtgtctgccgttgactgtacaaacttttttgtttctaggatttagcaatcctgtgaatcactaaactaatatttagttgtataaccagttttttataactgcttcacatctgtgtggcatggagtcaaccagcttgtggcacctttcagctgttattccactccaagattctctaacaacattccacaattcatacATTTCTTGGtgttgcttcagaaacagcattttgatgtcaccccacaagttctcaattggattaaggtccggggattgggctggccactcactaacatcaatgttgttggtttggaactaATATTTTTctcgtttactagtgtgtttggggtcatcgtcttgttgaaacacccatttcaagggc of Centropristis striata isolate RG_2023a ecotype Rhode Island chromosome 12, C.striata_1.0, whole genome shotgun sequence contains these proteins:
- the ppid gene encoding peptidyl-prolyl cis-trans isomerase D, with product MSHPTPPNKPSNPENPRVFFDVDIGGEGAGRIVFEVFADITPKTAENFRALCTGEKGTGKSTGKPLHFKGCPFHRIIKKFMIQGGDFSNQNGTGGESIYGEKFEDENFHYKHDRVGLLSMANAGPNTNGSQFFITTVPTPHLDGKHVVFGQVLKGMGVVKLLESIDTNEDVPVKPCVISDCGEHKDGDSWGAAATDGSGDTHPDFPEDSDIDLKDVDKVLSVAEDVKNIGNSLFKNQDWKAAVNKYGKALRYLEVSGELLEEEAQLKLEPIALSCFLNTAACNLKMQLWQEALDSCNEALELDQANTKALFRRAQAWQGLKENSKAMIDLKKAQGIAPEDKAIGNEMKRVQLKIQEEKEKEKKIYAKMFA